A window of the Eleutherodactylus coqui strain aEleCoq1 chromosome 8, aEleCoq1.hap1, whole genome shotgun sequence genome harbors these coding sequences:
- the LOC136577838 gene encoding histone H2A type 1-like has translation MSGRGKQGGKVRAKAKTRSSRAGLQFPVGRVHRLLRKGNYAQRVGAGAPVYMAAVLEYLTAEILELAGNAARDNKKTRIIPRHLQLAVRNDEELNKLLGGVTIAQGGVLPNIQAVLLPKKTESSKTSKSK, from the coding sequence ATGTCTGGACGCGGCAAACAAGGAGGCAAAGTCCGTGCTAAGGCCAAGACTCGCTCATCCCGGGCAGGACTGCAGTTCCCTGTCGGCCGTGTACACAGGCTTCTCCGCAAGGGCAACTACGCTCAGAGGGTGGGCGCCGGCGCTCCGGTCTATATGGCAGCAGTGCTAGAGTATCTGACCGCTGAGATCCTGGAATTGGCTGGCAATGCCGCCCGGGACAACAAGAAGACCCGCATCATCCcccgtcacctccagctggctgtgcGCAACGACGAGGAGCTGAACAAGCTGCTCGGTGGGGTGACCATCGCCCAGGGAGGCGTCCTGCCCAACATCCAGGCCGTGCTGCTGCCCAAGAAGACCGAGAGCAGCAAGACGAGCAAGAGCAAGTGA
- the LOC136577836 gene encoding histone H1B-like — protein sequence MAETAPAAAPPAAEPAAKSKKQPKKSAAGGAKKSKKSSGPGVSELIVRAVSASKERSGVSLAALKKALAAGGYDVEKNNSRLKLAVKSLVTKGSLLQVKGSGASGSFKLNKKQETKDKPAKKKPASAAKPKKAAGAKKAAKSPKKPKKAPAKSPKKAKKPAAAAAKKVAKSPKKASKPKAAPKPKKVTKSPAKKAAKPKAAKSPAKKAVKAKKSAAKK from the coding sequence ATGgcagaaaccgcgccagccgccgCTCCTCCTGCCGCCGAGCCGGCTGCCAAATCCAAGAAGCAGCCGAAGAAATCCGCCGCAGGGGGCGCCAAGAAAAGCAAGAAGTCCTCCGGTCCCGGCGTGTCGGAGCTGATCGTCAGAGCCGTGTCCGCCTCTAAAGAGCGCAGCGGGGTGTCTCTAGCCGCCCTGAAGAAGGCTCTGGCTGCCGGAGGGTACGATGTAGAGAAGAATAACAGCCGCCTGAAGCTGGCCGTCAAGTCTCTGGTCACCAAGGGCAGCCTGCTCCAGGTGAAAGGCAGCGGCGCCTCCGGCTCCTTCAAGCTGAACAAGAAGCAGGAGACTAAGGACAAGCCGGCCAAAAAGAAGCCAGCGTCTGCGGCCAAGCCCAAGAAGGCTGCTGGAGCCAAGAAAGCGGCGAAATCTCCTAAGAAGCCCAAGAAGGCTCCGGCCAAAAGCccgaaaaaagcaaagaaacctGCAGCGGCCGCCGCCAAGAAAGTGGCCAAGAGCCCGAAAAAAGCCTCAAAGCCGAAGGCCGCCCCAAAGCCCAAGAAGGTGACGAAGAGTCCGGCTAAGAAGGCGGCCAAACCCAAAGCTGCCAAGAGTCCGGCTAAGAAGGCTGTTAAAGCCAAGAAGAGTGCGGCTAAGAAATAA
- the LOC136577837 gene encoding histone H2B 1.1: MPDPAKSAPAPKKGSKKAVTKTQKKDGKKRRKTRKESYAIYVYKVLKQVHPDTGISSKAMGIMNSFVNDIFERIAGEASRLAHYNKRSTITSREIQTAVRLLLPGELAKHAVSEGTKAVTKYTSAK; this comes from the coding sequence ATGCCTGATCCCGCCAAGTCTGCTCCAGCGCCCAAGAAGGGCTCCAAGAAAGCCGTGACCAAGACTCAGAAGAAGGACGGCAAGAAGCGTAGGAAGACCAGGAAGGAGAGCTATGCCATCTACGTGTACAAGGTGCTGAAGCAGGTCCACCCCGACACCGGCATCTCCTCCAAGGCCATGGGCATCATGAACTCCTTCGTCAACGACATCTTCGAGCGCATCGCAGGGGAAGCCTCCCGCCTGGCTCACTACAACAAGCGCTCCACCATCACCTCCCGGGAGATTCAGACCGCCGTGCGCCTGCTTCTGCCTGGAGAGCTGGCCAAGCACGCCGTGTCCGAGGGCACCAAGGCCGTCACCAAGTACACCAGCGCCAAGTAA
- the LOC136578119 gene encoding histone H3: MARTKQTARKSTGGKAPRKQLATKAARKSAPATGGVKKPHRYRPGTVALREIRRYQKSTELLIRKLPFQRLVREIAQDFKTDLRFQSSAVMALQEASEAYLVGLFEDTNLCAIHAKRVTIMPKDIQLARRIRGERA, from the coding sequence ATGGCCAGAACCAAGCAGACCGCTCGTAAGTCCACCGGAGGGAAAGCTCCCCGCAAGCAGCTGGCTACGAAGGCCGCCAGGAAGAGCGCTCCTGCCACCGGCGGAGTGAAGAAGCCTCACCGCTACCGTCCAGGTACagtggctctccgtgaaatccgtCGCTACCAGAAGTCCACCGAGCTGCTGATCCGTAAGCTTCCCTTTCAGCGCCTGGTGAGAGAGATCGCCCAGGACTTCAAGACTGACCTGCGCTTCCAGAGCTCAGCGGTCATGGCCCTGCAGGAGGCCAGCGAGGCTTACCTGGTAGGACTGTTCGAGGACACCAATCTGTGCGCCATCCACGCCAAGCGGGTCACCATCATGCCCAAAGACATCCAGCTGGCCCGCAGGATTCGCGGAGAGAGGGCTTAG